The Bremerella cremea sequence CTCGAGCGCGACCTCGAATCGCTCGACTGGTCGGACAGTATTAAACAGTTGCAACGAAACTGGATCGGTCGCAGCACCGGGGCAGAAGTCGATTTCTTCCTGGGCAGCCCCGAAGAATTCACCCCATGGGAAATCGAGCGAAAAAAATCTGGATATCCTCGGAAGCCAGGCAACGACGTCTTGCGGGTTTATACAACGCGACCAGATACCTTGTTCGGGGCAACCTACATGGTGATCGCTCCGGAACACCCGCTGGTCGAGCAGTTGACGACCGCCGACCAGGCGGACGCCGTGAAGAAATACTGCGATGCAGCCGCATTCAAGTCCGACCTGGAACGGACCGAGCTTGCCAAGGAAAAAACGGGCGTCTTCTCCGGGTCTTACGCCGTGAATCCCGTGACTGGACAGCCAGTCCCGATTTGGATTGCTGACTACGTGTTGGCCAGCTACGGTACCGGGGCCATCATGGCGGTGCCAGCACACGACGATCGCGATTTTGAATTCGCTCAGAAATTCGACATTCCGGTGATCGCCGTAGTCGATCCTGGCGAGAAAACCAGTATCGATCGCGAGGCTGTTCTCGCGGGTGAAGCTTGTGCGACGTTTGACGGTATTGCGATCAACTCCGGCAAATACAACGGCATGCAAACCGCCGACGTCAAATCACAGATCGCCCTCGATTTGGAGCAAGCGGGCGTCGGCCGCGAAGCCACCAACTTCAAGCTGCGCGATTGGCTCTTCAGTCGCCAACGTTTCTGGGGCGAACCGTTCCCGATTCTCAAGGAACTGGACGAAAACGGCCAGCCTAACGGCAAAATCCGAGCGGTCCCGGTCGATCAACTTCCAGTCGATTTGCCTCATATTGAAGATTATAAGCCTCTCGGCCGCCCCGAACCGCCGCTGGAAAAAGCGGACGAAGAGTGGCTGTACCCAGTCATCGATGGCGTTCGTTACAAACGAGAAACGAACACCATGCCGCAGTGGGCTGGTTCGTGCTGGTATTACTTGCGATTCATTGATCCGCAAAACGACGAGGTTTTCGTCGACCCTGAAAAAGAAAAAGCCTGGATGCCGGTCGATCTTTACATCGGCGGGGCCGAGCATGCAGTGCTGCACCTTTTGTATGCTCGCTTCTGGCATAAAGTGTTGTTCGATCGTGGCTACGTCTCGACCCAAGAGCCGTTCCAGAAATTGATCAACCAGGGGATGATCCTTGGCGAGATCGAGTATACCGGCTATCAGCGAGCCGATAGTACTTGGATCGGCAGCAACGAAATCACCAAGCAAGACGACGCCTACACCGACGCCAACGGGCAAGAGGTCTGCGCGGTCAAATTGACCGAAGCCGACATTCTGAAGAAAGGAGACGGCTTTGTCTTGAAAGACGACGAAACCGTCCGCATCGATGCTCGTGCGTTCAAAATGTCGAAAAGCCGCGGCAACGTGGTCAACCCAGACCTTGTGGTGAAAGACTATGGTGCCGATAGCCTTCGCTTGTACGAAATGTTCATGGGTCCCTTGGAAGCGACCAAACCATGGGCCATGGACGGCGTGAAGGGAGTTCGCGGGTTCCTCGACCGGGCCTGGCGTCTGATCGTCGATCATAACGCGGAAGAAATCACCCTCAACGCGGCCGTGCAAGATGTTGAATTGAGCGAGGAACAAAACAAGACCCTGCATCGTACGCTCAAGAGTATTACCCAAGACTTGGCCAACCACAGCTTCAATACGGCAATTGCCCGTTTAATGGAGTTCACAAACTTCTTCACGAAGGAGTCGACCCGTCCGAAGAAAGCGATGGAGACGTTCGCATTGATGCTTTCTCCGTTGGCCCCCCATTTGGCTGAAGAATTTTGGCAGATTCTTGGGCACAAAGGGACCTTGGCTTACGAGCCGTGGCCACAATTCATCGAGTCGTACACCAAAGACAACGAGATTGAAGTGCCGGTGCAGATTATGGGAAAAGTTCGCGGCCGTATTACCGTTCCAGCCGACATTAAGAAGGACGATCTTGAAGCTCTCGCCAAGGCGGACTCACGCGTGCAAGAGCTTCTCGCTGGGAAACAAATCGTAAAAACGATTGTCGTTCCGGGACGGCTCGTA is a genomic window containing:
- the leuS gene encoding leucine--tRNA ligase, coding for MPRYNPAQIEPKWQKFWEENHTFRSPVLPHGEKMYVLDMFPYPSGAGLHVGHPEGYTATDIVCRFARMQGKSVLHPMGFDSFGLPAEEYAIRTNTHPRITTEKNIGEFVRQLKMIGFSYDWERQVATTDVDYFRWTQWIFLVLFDTWYDQEAGKGRPIAELPIPAAIEAEGEEAVRAYQDEHRLAYVSEAPVNWCPELGTVLANEEVIDGKSERGGYPVQRLPLRQWMLRITAYAERLERDLESLDWSDSIKQLQRNWIGRSTGAEVDFFLGSPEEFTPWEIERKKSGYPRKPGNDVLRVYTTRPDTLFGATYMVIAPEHPLVEQLTTADQADAVKKYCDAAAFKSDLERTELAKEKTGVFSGSYAVNPVTGQPVPIWIADYVLASYGTGAIMAVPAHDDRDFEFAQKFDIPVIAVVDPGEKTSIDREAVLAGEACATFDGIAINSGKYNGMQTADVKSQIALDLEQAGVGREATNFKLRDWLFSRQRFWGEPFPILKELDENGQPNGKIRAVPVDQLPVDLPHIEDYKPLGRPEPPLEKADEEWLYPVIDGVRYKRETNTMPQWAGSCWYYLRFIDPQNDEVFVDPEKEKAWMPVDLYIGGAEHAVLHLLYARFWHKVLFDRGYVSTQEPFQKLINQGMILGEIEYTGYQRADSTWIGSNEITKQDDAYTDANGQEVCAVKLTEADILKKGDGFVLKDDETVRIDARAFKMSKSRGNVVNPDLVVKDYGADSLRLYEMFMGPLEATKPWAMDGVKGVRGFLDRAWRLIVDHNAEEITLNAAVQDVELSEEQNKTLHRTLKSITQDLANHSFNTAIARLMEFTNFFTKESTRPKKAMETFALMLSPLAPHLAEEFWQILGHKGTLAYEPWPQFIESYTKDNEIEVPVQIMGKVRGRITVPADIKKDDLEALAKADSRVQELLAGKQIVKTIVVPGRLVNFVVK